In Flavobacterium sp. CBA20B-1, one DNA window encodes the following:
- a CDS encoding iron-sulfur cluster assembly protein, protein MEEQIDMNELGENIVRVLKTIFDPEIPVDIYELGLIYDVFVNESYEVKILMTLTSPNCPVAETLPMEVKEKVSSIDIVKDVEIELTFDPPWDKDMMSEEAKLELGML, encoded by the coding sequence ATGGAAGAACAAATAGATATGAACGAATTAGGAGAAAATATCGTTCGCGTTTTAAAAACCATTTTCGACCCCGAAATACCTGTAGATATTTACGAATTAGGATTAATTTACGACGTTTTTGTAAACGAAAGCTACGAAGTGAAAATTCTAATGACACTAACATCGCCCAACTGTCCCGTGGCCGAAACCCTGCCTATGGAGGTAAAAGAAAAAGTAAGCTCTATTGACATAGTGAAAGATGTAGAGATCGAACTAACATTCGATCCGCCTTGGGATAAAGACATGATGAGCGAAGAAGCGAAGTTAGAACTTGGAATGCTGTAA
- a CDS encoding DUF2480 family protein, giving the protein MEEEIINKVAQSSLVIFDLEDYYPQEKPVVLDISQWLFQGFILKEKEFRDALKNFDFTVYQDKLVAITCSTDAILPSWAFMLVSSYVQPFSKMVVQGSADQLILTYYQQLIDKLDFSVYDNQPVIIKGCSKKPIPEEGYVMATQKMMNHARSIMFGEACSAVPIYKRKK; this is encoded by the coding sequence ATGGAAGAAGAAATTATAAATAAGGTTGCGCAAAGCAGTCTGGTAATTTTTGATTTGGAAGATTATTATCCGCAAGAAAAACCGGTTGTTTTAGATATTTCGCAATGGCTTTTTCAAGGTTTTATCTTAAAGGAAAAAGAATTTAGAGATGCTTTGAAAAATTTCGATTTTACCGTTTATCAAGATAAATTGGTTGCAATAACGTGTTCAACCGATGCTATTTTACCGTCTTGGGCATTCATGTTGGTATCGTCATACGTACAGCCGTTTTCAAAAATGGTGGTTCAAGGATCGGCAGATCAGTTAATCCTTACTTATTATCAGCAATTGATCGATAAGTTAGATTTTTCTGTTTACGATAATCAGCCTGTAATCATAAAAGGATGTTCTAAAAAACCAATTCCGGAAGAAGGTTATGTTATGGCAACCCAAAAAATGATGAATCATGCACGGTCTATCATGTTTGGCGAAGCTTGTTCGGCAGTGCCTATATATAAAAGAAAAAAATAG